One segment of Streptomyces sp. YIM 121038 DNA contains the following:
- a CDS encoding GNAT family N-acetyltransferase, which produces MQSTTIRRAAEQDAEPLTALVQGSRAYQGQYAPMVSGYRVTADYLARHEVFTAVDPAGHLLGFYALVLEPPELDLMFVADTAQGSGVGRLLVAHMKERAAAAGLTHVRVVSHPPAEKFYRRLGAERVGTVAPLLPKVTWERPELRFAVAAPSPLREARPPGAGVADPVPPTARQR; this is translated from the coding sequence ATGCAGTCGACCACCATCAGACGTGCGGCCGAGCAGGACGCAGAGCCGCTCACCGCCCTGGTCCAGGGCTCACGTGCCTACCAGGGGCAGTACGCCCCCATGGTGTCGGGCTACCGGGTCACTGCCGACTACCTCGCTCGGCACGAGGTGTTCACGGCCGTCGACCCGGCCGGGCACCTCCTGGGCTTCTACGCGCTGGTGCTCGAACCGCCGGAGCTGGACCTGATGTTCGTGGCGGACACCGCGCAGGGGTCGGGCGTCGGGCGCCTCCTGGTCGCGCACATGAAGGAACGGGCCGCGGCGGCCGGGCTGACCCACGTGCGCGTCGTCTCCCACCCCCCGGCGGAGAAGTTCTACCGCCGTCTGGGAGCGGAGCGCGTGGGAACCGTCGCTCCGCTGCTGCCGAAGGTCACCTGGGAGCGGCCGGAGCTGCGGTTCGCCGTCGCCGCTCCGTCGCCGCTCCGCGAAGCACGGCCCCCGGGGGCAGGTGTCGCGGACCCCGTACCGCCGACGGCCCGTCAGCGATAG
- a CDS encoding sel1 repeat family protein, whose product MFARLRRVGALKRGRLDGDPSDRRLARAAGVSHGTPGAWLDGRQLPQRIDPLLAVLDEIRTEAARRGLLATRADALGADTVGELLDERRWRAAFEAERGHRNERSRLEAERQRARAALERDGLRARQAALADRPRPVRQWPAGRLGVHPAIPGRTPVPGRAPIPGPGHSSAPAADPTHAHAHAHAHAHGNSPTAAEDSGFVLPRYVPRPHDVRLRRLLAPAVTDGAPPILVVVQGPSCAGKTRTAYEALQVAVPAGFDLLFPADTDSLLATLAADALPPRTVLWLNEAQHHLTDPQGEAAAAALLRRLDGEGPLVVIATLWPEHAEALTRPASHSGDAHRHARALLSQAHWVDLSRTFASDLDAARAAAAEDASLAEAVAAGAAELTQVLAAGPDLVRHYERAAGPHGPYGSALISAAMDAHRLGGVGALPLAFLEAAAVGYLTDAERAAARPDWFGHALARARTLIKHTTSPLQDVPHPTGMGRLPGTARLADYLQHHGRHARRFHCPPDSFWRAAREHLTHPEELLRLGDAARWRARYAHAVRLYSAAADAGESYALIRLGQMREDNLDMEEAQRLYRLAVDAGNTDGLLCLAALWEDAWCWEEAEELYLRASAAGVEDALAYAGLMWDGAGEPAKAWATYERALRSGHTDVLIFMAQSRRREGAPEQAAELYRRAADAGHTDALHQLVCLWEETGQQEEADRQLRRFAEDGDTSALLNVAHMLGESGQPERAERLYLRAASAGDDRGWYLRAFMWEKAGGRAKAESSFRAAVESGDLAALLQLARSREAGGDITGAEALYRQAVDAEADSEAMLCLARLQEAAGDRERAERLYLMAADTGDVRVASAVLALARLRGAEEEAYLRFGLAADGSASDPWEWPLTPEPVPAASVRAAVTDHPAPRCD is encoded by the coding sequence GTGTTCGCACGGTTGCGCCGGGTCGGCGCGCTCAAGCGCGGCCGTCTCGACGGCGACCCCTCGGACCGTCGACTCGCCCGAGCCGCCGGGGTCTCGCACGGGACACCGGGCGCGTGGCTCGACGGGCGACAGCTTCCGCAGCGCATCGACCCGCTCCTCGCCGTCCTCGACGAGATCCGGACGGAGGCCGCCCGCAGAGGCCTCCTCGCGACGCGGGCCGACGCCCTGGGGGCCGACACCGTCGGCGAGTTGCTCGACGAGCGGCGGTGGCGCGCCGCCTTCGAGGCCGAGCGCGGGCACCGCAACGAGCGTTCCCGCCTGGAGGCGGAGCGCCAGCGGGCGCGCGCCGCGCTGGAGCGTGACGGGCTACGGGCCCGCCAGGCGGCGCTCGCCGACCGGCCCCGCCCGGTACGTCAGTGGCCCGCGGGACGGCTGGGAGTCCACCCGGCCATCCCCGGCCGCACCCCCGTCCCGGGCCGCGCCCCGATCCCCGGTCCCGGCCACAGCTCGGCCCCCGCCGCCGACCCCACCCACGCCCACGCCCACGCCCACGCCCACGCCCACGGCAACAGCCCGACGGCCGCCGAGGACAGCGGATTCGTCCTGCCCCGTTACGTGCCCCGCCCGCACGACGTACGACTGCGGCGCCTCCTCGCCCCGGCCGTCACCGACGGGGCTCCCCCGATCCTGGTGGTGGTGCAGGGGCCGTCGTGCGCGGGAAAGACCCGCACCGCCTACGAAGCCCTCCAGGTGGCCGTCCCGGCAGGCTTCGACCTGCTCTTCCCCGCCGACACCGACAGCCTGCTGGCCACCCTCGCGGCCGACGCGCTGCCGCCACGGACCGTGCTGTGGCTCAACGAGGCCCAGCACCACCTCACCGACCCGCAGGGCGAAGCCGCGGCGGCCGCGCTGCTCCGCAGGCTCGACGGCGAGGGCCCGCTCGTCGTCATCGCCACGCTGTGGCCCGAGCACGCGGAGGCGCTCACCCGCCCGGCGTCGCACTCCGGGGACGCCCACCGCCACGCGCGGGCCCTGCTCTCCCAGGCCCACTGGGTGGACCTGTCACGGACGTTCGCGTCGGACCTGGACGCGGCCCGGGCCGCCGCGGCCGAGGACGCCTCGCTCGCCGAAGCCGTGGCGGCCGGTGCCGCCGAGCTGACCCAGGTGCTCGCCGCGGGCCCGGACCTCGTGCGCCACTACGAGCGGGCCGCGGGCCCCCACGGCCCGTACGGCAGCGCGCTGATCAGCGCGGCCATGGACGCCCACCGGCTCGGCGGAGTCGGCGCCCTCCCCCTCGCCTTCCTCGAAGCGGCGGCCGTCGGCTACCTCACCGACGCCGAGCGCGCCGCCGCCCGCCCCGACTGGTTCGGCCACGCCCTGGCCCGTGCCCGCACCCTCATCAAGCACACCACCAGCCCCTTGCAGGACGTCCCCCACCCGACCGGCATGGGACGGCTGCCCGGCACGGCGCGCCTCGCGGACTACCTCCAGCACCACGGCCGCCACGCCCGCCGGTTCCACTGCCCGCCCGACTCCTTCTGGCGCGCGGCGCGCGAGCACCTCACCCACCCCGAAGAGCTGCTCCGCCTCGGCGACGCGGCACGGTGGAGGGCCCGGTACGCCCACGCCGTGCGGCTGTACAGCGCCGCGGCCGACGCCGGGGAGTCGTACGCCCTGATCCGCCTCGGGCAGATGCGGGAGGACAACCTGGACATGGAGGAGGCCCAGAGGCTCTACCGCCTGGCCGTCGACGCCGGGAACACCGACGGCCTCCTCTGTCTGGCGGCCCTGTGGGAGGACGCTTGGTGCTGGGAGGAAGCCGAAGAGCTCTATCTGCGGGCCTCGGCGGCGGGGGTCGAGGACGCCCTCGCCTACGCGGGCCTGATGTGGGACGGGGCGGGCGAGCCCGCCAAGGCGTGGGCCACGTACGAACGGGCCCTGCGGTCGGGCCACACCGACGTCCTCATCTTCATGGCGCAGTCGCGGCGGCGCGAAGGCGCGCCGGAGCAGGCGGCCGAGCTCTACCGGCGCGCGGCCGACGCCGGACACACGGACGCGCTCCACCAGCTCGTGTGCCTGTGGGAGGAGACCGGACAGCAGGAGGAAGCGGACCGGCAGCTGCGCCGGTTCGCCGAGGACGGCGACACCTCGGCGTTGCTCAACGTGGCCCACATGCTGGGCGAGTCGGGTCAGCCGGAGCGCGCTGAACGGCTCTATCTGCGCGCCGCTTCGGCGGGTGACGACCGGGGCTGGTACCTGCGCGCCTTCATGTGGGAGAAGGCCGGCGGCCGGGCGAAGGCCGAGTCGTCCTTCCGCGCGGCCGTGGAGTCCGGGGACCTCGCCGCGCTCCTCCAGCTGGCCCGCTCGCGGGAAGCGGGCGGAGACATCACCGGCGCCGAGGCCCTCTACCGGCAGGCCGTCGACGCCGAGGCCGACAGCGAGGCCATGCTGTGCCTGGCCCGGCTCCAGGAAGCGGCAGGCGATCGTGAACGGGCCGAACGGCTGTACCTCATGGCGGCCGACACCGGCGACGTCCGCGTGGCCTCAGCCGTGCTCGCGCTGGCCCGGCTGCGGGGTGCGGAGGAGGAGGCGTATCTGCGGTTCGGCCTGGCGGCCGACGGCTCCGCGAGCGACCCGTGGGAATGGCCGCTGACGCCTGAGCCCGTCCCGGCCGCCTCCGTCCGCGCCGCCGTGACCGACCACCCCGCCCCACGCTGTGATTGA
- a CDS encoding sigma-70 family RNA polymerase sigma factor — protein MDEPTTVEDAVAKRVHKHAPRRPTEGAQLLGHRAEFALFYYRHATGLTRFVMRLGATPHEAADAVHTAFTEAFPRWAAITAPHAWLRTVSARSYLRQTARRERPTALLPDQPGDSSPFEAVTLKEEEQRVYTALAALPPRQRHVMAWHLDGFTHGEIAEALEITPAAVRQNYARARAALKQSLGLASKERR, from the coding sequence ATGGATGAACCCACGACCGTCGAGGACGCGGTGGCCAAGAGGGTTCACAAGCACGCCCCACGGCGCCCCACCGAGGGAGCGCAACTCCTGGGGCACCGGGCCGAGTTCGCACTGTTCTACTACCGGCACGCGACGGGCCTGACCCGGTTCGTGATGCGGCTGGGCGCCACCCCTCACGAGGCAGCCGACGCCGTCCACACCGCCTTCACCGAGGCCTTCCCGCGCTGGGCGGCGATCACCGCGCCGCACGCCTGGCTGCGCACCGTCTCAGCGCGCAGCTACCTTCGCCAGACGGCACGGCGGGAACGCCCCACCGCGCTGCTGCCGGATCAGCCCGGCGACTCCTCCCCGTTCGAGGCCGTCACCCTCAAAGAGGAAGAGCAGCGCGTCTACACCGCCTTGGCCGCACTGCCCCCGCGGCAGCGACACGTCATGGCCTGGCACCTCGACGGCTTCACCCATGGAGAGATCGCCGAGGCACTGGAGATCACGCCGGCGGCGGTCCGCCAGAACTACGCCCGCGCCCGAGCGGCCCTCAAGCAGTCCCTCGGCCTGGCCTCCAAGGAGCGGCGATGA